The Pseudomonas azotoformans genome has a segment encoding these proteins:
- a CDS encoding gamma-glutamylcyclotransferase yields the protein MTAIETDLLQLAYPPRLDLGPQLTHEQLMSSMQATMARHKGGPVWLFAYGSLIWRPECSSTERMRARVHGYHRGLYLWSHEHRGTPEIPGLVFGLDRGGSCSGFAYRLPEDQLEASLYALWQREMPYPSYRPHWLSCRLEDGSTVQALGFVLERHLPSYAGNLPDIVLNHVLQSACGRYGTTRDYVEQTVNALRSHAMPDKNLEARLKRCAKGCSGA from the coding sequence ATGACCGCCATTGAAACCGATCTTCTGCAATTGGCTTACCCTCCGCGGCTCGATCTTGGGCCGCAACTCACTCACGAACAATTGATGAGCTCGATGCAGGCCACCATGGCCCGGCATAAGGGTGGGCCGGTCTGGCTGTTTGCGTATGGTTCGCTGATCTGGCGCCCTGAGTGCTCGTCCACCGAGCGGATGCGGGCACGGGTCCACGGTTATCACCGGGGCCTGTACCTGTGGTCCCACGAGCACCGGGGCACACCGGAAATTCCAGGGTTGGTCTTTGGGCTGGATCGCGGCGGTTCCTGCAGCGGGTTTGCCTACCGCTTGCCGGAAGATCAACTGGAGGCCTCGCTCTATGCCTTGTGGCAGCGTGAAATGCCTTATCCCTCCTACCGGCCGCATTGGCTCAGTTGCCGCCTCGAAGATGGCAGCACGGTGCAGGCGTTGGGATTTGTCTTGGAGCGGCACTTGCCCAGCTACGCCGGTAACCTGCCCGACATCGTGCTGAACCACGTGTTGCAGAGCGCTTGCGGGCGTTACGGCACCACTCGCGATTATGTCGAGCAGACCGTCAACGCCCTGCGTAGCCACGCCATGCCAGATAAGAACCTGGAGGCGCGGCTCAAGCGTTGTGCAAAGGGTTGCTCAGGCGCTTAA
- a CDS encoding TonB-dependent receptor plug domain-containing protein, with the protein MGSYKQHALYSAILSANLLTAVGFNPVFAAETSATDVPKLDTVIVTGTRAQERTASASLSPIDVISGDTLRSTGSDELGAVLARLIPSINFPRPSLVDGAELVRPAQLRGLSPDQVLVLVNGKRRHTSAFVNLGGAVGRGSAPADLNAIPLSAVDHIEVLRDGASARYGSDAIAGVINVILKHADHGGSISSKFGEYKKGDGIQRNLSGNTGVALGDNGFINLSAEGADNDYTNRAGKDFRSASVGSTTYGQQVFRQGEPATNEGKFQFNSEYSFNDAAEFYTFGGYSKRRGETAAFYRASNASNNIPALNPNGYLPLIKGNLEDTSLVVGLRGLLAYDWHYDLSANYGKNQYELSTETINTSLGLATPRKFDNGTLSNDQKQVSLDLSREFDVGFLPYPVSVAFGGEYLRQGYEIEAGEPASYYQTGSSGLGGFRDADAGSSSRHNWAQYLDLETNFTEKLSASAAVRHEDYSDFGSNVSGSLSARYDFTPQVALRGSISNGFRAPSLAQQNFAFTSSQLIGSDIREAGTFPASSQVARLLGAEDLKAEKSRNYSLGLVLEPADDLTVTVDVYRIDIRDRISLSSNLNLDPATQAYLRANGVGNINYTTARYFTNATDTSTDGVDLVANYRYQFDNGIRWNSTVGYNYNHTKVTDVKPNPAILDSLGANLVRVDRREKSGLLGDTTPEHKLSLGNDFTFGNWALHSNLVRYGEFTSYQADKANDQTFKAAWVLDLSADYKLKNWTFTLGGDNVTDKYPEKVNAFASSGGNLAYSTFSPYGYSGAFYYGKVAYNW; encoded by the coding sequence ATGGGGAGCTACAAGCAACACGCGCTGTACTCGGCGATTTTGTCGGCCAATTTGCTGACCGCCGTGGGTTTCAATCCAGTCTTCGCGGCCGAAACGTCCGCCACCGATGTGCCCAAGCTCGACACCGTGATCGTCACCGGCACCCGCGCCCAAGAGCGCACGGCCAGTGCGTCGCTGTCGCCGATCGATGTGATTTCCGGCGACACCCTGCGCAGCACCGGTTCCGATGAGCTGGGGGCGGTGTTGGCGCGGCTGATACCATCGATCAACTTCCCGCGCCCAAGCCTGGTGGACGGCGCCGAACTGGTGCGCCCTGCGCAGTTGCGCGGGCTGTCGCCGGATCAGGTGTTGGTGCTGGTCAATGGCAAGCGCCGCCACACCAGTGCTTTCGTCAACTTGGGTGGGGCGGTGGGCCGCGGCTCGGCGCCGGCGGATTTGAATGCGATTCCGCTGTCGGCGGTCGACCATATCGAAGTGCTGCGCGACGGCGCCTCCGCGCGCTACGGCTCGGACGCGATTGCCGGGGTGATCAACGTGATCCTCAAGCACGCCGACCATGGCGGCTCGATCTCCTCCAAGTTCGGCGAGTACAAGAAGGGCGACGGCATCCAGCGCAATCTGAGTGGCAACACCGGCGTGGCATTGGGTGATAACGGCTTTATCAACCTCTCGGCCGAAGGCGCCGACAACGATTACACCAACCGCGCCGGCAAGGATTTCCGCTCAGCCAGCGTAGGCTCCACGACCTACGGCCAGCAGGTGTTTCGCCAGGGCGAGCCGGCCACCAATGAAGGCAAATTCCAGTTCAACTCGGAATATTCCTTCAATGATGCGGCCGAGTTCTACACCTTCGGCGGCTACAGCAAGCGGCGCGGCGAGACGGCGGCGTTCTACCGGGCGAGCAATGCGTCCAACAATATTCCGGCGCTCAATCCCAATGGCTACCTGCCGTTGATCAAGGGCAACCTGGAAGACACGTCGTTGGTGGTGGGCCTGCGCGGGCTGTTGGCCTATGACTGGCATTACGACCTGTCGGCCAACTACGGCAAGAACCAGTACGAGTTGAGCACCGAAACCATCAACACATCCCTGGGCTTGGCCACGCCGCGCAAGTTCGACAATGGCACCCTGAGCAACGACCAGAAGCAAGTCAGCCTGGACCTGTCCCGTGAATTCGACGTGGGCTTCCTGCCGTATCCGGTTTCCGTGGCCTTTGGTGGCGAATACCTGCGCCAGGGTTATGAGATTGAAGCAGGTGAGCCAGCGTCCTACTACCAGACCGGCAGTTCGGGCCTCGGCGGTTTCCGTGATGCCGACGCCGGCAGCAGTTCGCGCCACAACTGGGCGCAGTACCTGGACCTGGAAACCAACTTCACCGAAAAACTCAGCGCCTCGGCTGCCGTACGGCATGAGGATTACAGTGACTTCGGTTCCAACGTCAGCGGCTCGCTGTCGGCCCGCTACGACTTCACCCCGCAGGTGGCCCTGCGCGGCAGCATTTCCAACGGTTTCCGCGCGCCGTCCCTGGCTCAGCAGAACTTTGCGTTCACCTCATCGCAGTTGATCGGCAGCGACATTCGCGAGGCCGGTACTTTCCCGGCCTCCAGCCAGGTCGCGCGCCTGCTGGGCGCGGAGGACCTGAAGGCCGAGAAGTCGCGTAACTACAGCCTTGGCCTGGTACTGGAGCCCGCCGATGACCTGACCGTGACGGTGGACGTATACCGCATCGATATTCGTGACCGTATCAGCCTGTCGTCGAACCTCAACCTGGACCCGGCCACCCAGGCTTATCTGCGCGCCAATGGCGTGGGCAACATCAACTACACCACCGCCCGCTACTTCACCAACGCCACCGACACCAGCACCGACGGCGTCGATCTGGTAGCCAACTACCGCTACCAGTTCGATAACGGCATCCGTTGGAACAGCACCGTGGGCTACAACTACAACCACACCAAGGTCACGGATGTGAAGCCCAACCCGGCCATCCTCGACAGCCTGGGCGCCAACCTGGTGCGGGTGGATCGTCGTGAGAAAAGCGGTTTGCTGGGCGATACCACCCCGGAACACAAGCTGAGCCTGGGTAACGACTTCACCTTCGGCAATTGGGCGCTGCACAGCAACCTGGTGCGCTATGGTGAATTCACCAGCTACCAGGCCGACAAGGCCAACGACCAGACCTTCAAGGCGGCCTGGGTGCTGGATTTGTCGGCGGACTACAAGCTGAAGAACTGGACCTTCACCCTCGGCGGCGACAACGTCACCGATAAATACCCGGAAAAGGTCAATGCCTTCGCCAGCAGTGGCGGCAACCTCGCCTACAGCACTTTTTCGCCGTACGGTTACAGCGGCGCGTTTTATTACGGTAAAGTTGCTTACAACTGGTAA